In one Massilia endophytica genomic region, the following are encoded:
- a CDS encoding translocation/assembly module TamB domain-containing protein, translating to MAEENDTPAPPPPVRRWPRRVAIGFGITALLLGGAVWLLGRETTLQQIVRQVERSSGGQITITGVHGSLYGRMHLDRLVFRSPDSVTTAENIDIDWSPLQYLSQGVAVSELHVASTVMQTLRKSPPPTMPASIAPPFRLSIADAKLTRLVMIDETGQRTQIDNTALKLYGDSRQWQVKDASASTPLGRITANATVGAKPPFRVDGTATLSQAAAAPGRPAAELTASASGSFELLAIAVKGKSSNATGDGVLTLAPFDPIILRTLDLRAHGVDPSRFNSTWPSASLELAARAEIGQGQRVSGSLSVVNTGATGPLDRQRIPLRAVNARLGGTLTVASIEDVMIDLGAAGSLAGSGSIHRSAPDGGIETADFRLHTSRIDLHEIHGSAKPTAIAGEIAASSQGKAQRFNARLADKGLRLDALATLEDSMLHVSQARLSAGRGVVAFTGQASLKDDKAFKAAASISHFDPSALGKYPAADLNADVRAGGRLAPELQASAEFTIRPSRFMDQALTGSGKLNADAKHLSGIDVKLAFGANTAQANGSFGLPGDRLSWRADAKNLAALGSGLRGALSAGGVATGGYAAPRSSFDATARGLSLGDAKARGEDSVLSMKGEVGLAGPQKNVELTASGSASRFNPAAFGAPQPGSIGAEFSVSGRLAEDWRGKLDVKLLPSTFSGAPLSGYARVAANSRHVESADVNLQLGQNTLQANGGFGAVNDRLDWKLDAPQLSNLGPGFGGVLRGSGTLSGTAGKPAIAFSMDGSNLRLMTDHQIRAIRASANLGAGQGAADAVVSDVDLTGYSSPTTSIERARLQTTGNRAAHTVQLSAVGKDFDAALRLRGGMTGDTWTGAIESLQNKGRFALALQAPAPLRLTGAAGKGVLGLARPVQLSLTNAALALSEGVLRIETLEKNGPRWRSRGAAAGVNASYLAQFSDAWRDNVVSDLTLAANWGIELTVPAVEGVAPAIDGSLSVFREKGDITVTGGEHPIPLGLSQLEARVNVAGDVLRVQTALNGSRSGQAKLEAAAHLENGRIPKNSPLAISGNVDIPSIAWLSPLAGVRGLELDGALRAAFSGNGTVGEPVLNGDVKGERLSVNWPEQALKLRNGRLAARVDGDRLQLQQLHFEGQQGVMEADGWMRLANAEAAMELKLVADKLEVLSSPDRILVLSGRSTLVRDAKHFQLDGKFRADRAAIELPSLDTPTISDDVVILGRTKPSVKSAAAAMPLNVDVEADLGDDFYLKGKGLDAQLAGAVQVRITDRRPPRVNGSIRVVSGTYAAYGQKLAIERGVINFTGAYDNPGLNIRAMRKRPEGEQLSDTNVEAGVEVRGTAQAPVAKLVSTPSVPDSEKLSWLVLGHGLSDMAGNEMGLLGTAAGALFGGKGGGSLANKVGLDELGVSQTKGLEGLEGTVVTVGKKLSSRAYLSFEQGAGTATSLVKLRYKLTPRITLQFQTGTNNALDVLYTWAFD from the coding sequence ATGGCTGAAGAAAACGACACCCCTGCCCCGCCGCCTCCGGTGCGGCGCTGGCCGCGCCGCGTTGCCATCGGCTTCGGCATCACCGCCCTGCTGCTCGGCGGCGCCGTGTGGCTGCTGGGACGCGAGACCACGCTGCAGCAGATCGTGCGGCAAGTGGAGCGTTCGAGCGGCGGCCAGATCACCATCACCGGCGTGCACGGCTCGCTGTACGGCCGCATGCATCTGGACCGTTTGGTTTTCCGCAGCCCGGACAGCGTGACCACGGCCGAGAACATCGACATCGACTGGTCGCCGCTGCAATACCTTTCCCAGGGCGTGGCGGTCAGCGAACTGCATGTGGCCAGCACGGTGATGCAGACCCTGCGCAAGTCGCCCCCGCCCACGATGCCGGCGTCGATCGCGCCACCCTTCCGCCTCAGCATTGCCGATGCAAAGCTCACGCGCCTCGTCATGATCGATGAAACGGGCCAGCGCACGCAGATCGACAACACGGCGCTGAAACTGTATGGCGACAGCAGGCAATGGCAGGTGAAGGACGCCAGCGCATCGACGCCTCTGGGCCGCATTACCGCCAACGCCACGGTGGGCGCGAAGCCGCCCTTCCGTGTGGACGGCACGGCCACGCTGTCACAGGCGGCTGCCGCGCCGGGACGCCCCGCCGCGGAACTCACCGCCTCCGCCAGCGGCAGCTTCGAGCTGCTGGCCATCGCCGTCAAGGGCAAGTCCTCCAATGCCACCGGCGATGGCGTACTGACGCTCGCGCCATTCGATCCGATCATCCTGCGCACGCTGGACCTGCGGGCGCACGGCGTCGATCCTTCGCGCTTCAACAGTACATGGCCTTCCGCCAGCCTTGAACTGGCGGCACGCGCCGAAATCGGCCAGGGGCAGCGCGTCAGTGGCTCGCTCTCCGTGGTCAACACCGGTGCCACGGGACCGCTCGACCGGCAGCGCATTCCGCTGCGCGCCGTCAACGCGCGGCTGGGCGGCACGCTCACTGTGGCTTCCATCGAAGATGTGATGATCGATCTCGGCGCCGCAGGCAGCCTGGCGGGCAGCGGAAGCATTCACCGCTCCGCACCGGACGGCGGCATCGAAACTGCGGACTTCCGGCTGCATACCTCGCGCATCGACCTCCACGAAATCCACGGCAGCGCGAAGCCCACCGCCATCGCGGGCGAGATCGCCGCAAGCAGCCAGGGAAAGGCACAGCGTTTCAACGCCCGCCTGGCGGACAAGGGCCTGAGGCTCGACGCCCTGGCCACCCTGGAGGACTCGATGCTGCACGTGAGCCAGGCGCGCCTCTCGGCGGGCAGAGGCGTCGTTGCCTTCACCGGACAAGCCAGCCTGAAAGACGACAAGGCCTTCAAGGCCGCCGCCAGCATCAGCCACTTCGATCCTTCAGCGCTCGGCAAGTATCCTGCGGCGGACCTGAACGCCGACGTGCGGGCGGGCGGCAGGCTGGCGCCTGAACTGCAGGCCTCAGCCGAATTCACCATCCGGCCGAGCCGCTTCATGGACCAGGCGCTTACAGGCAGCGGCAAACTCAATGCCGACGCGAAGCACCTGAGCGGCATCGACGTGAAGCTCGCCTTCGGCGCCAACACGGCGCAAGCAAACGGCAGCTTCGGCCTGCCCGGGGACCGCCTGAGCTGGAGGGCTGACGCCAAAAACCTCGCCGCGCTGGGCAGCGGCCTGCGCGGAGCGCTCAGTGCGGGCGGCGTTGCAACCGGCGGCTATGCGGCGCCACGCAGCAGTTTCGACGCAACGGCGCGCGGCCTCTCGCTTGGCGACGCCAAGGCGCGCGGCGAGGACAGCGTGCTGTCGATGAAAGGCGAAGTCGGGCTGGCCGGACCGCAGAAAAACGTGGAGCTCACAGCCAGCGGCAGCGCCAGCCGCTTCAATCCCGCCGCTTTCGGTGCGCCGCAGCCTGGCAGTATAGGCGCCGAGTTCAGCGTGAGCGGCAGGCTCGCCGAAGACTGGCGCGGCAAACTGGATGTAAAGCTTCTGCCCTCAACCTTCTCCGGCGCGCCGCTCTCAGGGTATGCCAGGGTGGCCGCCAACAGCAGGCATGTGGAAAGCGCGGATGTGAACCTGCAGCTGGGGCAGAACACCCTGCAGGCAAACGGCGGCTTTGGCGCCGTGAACGACCGCCTCGACTGGAAGCTGGATGCGCCGCAGCTCTCCAATCTGGGCCCGGGCTTCGGCGGCGTGCTGCGCGGCAGCGGCACCCTGAGCGGCACGGCCGGCAAGCCCGCAATCGCCTTCAGCATGGATGGCAGCAACCTGCGCCTGATGACGGACCACCAGATCCGCGCCATCCGCGCCAGCGCCAACCTGGGCGCAGGCCAGGGAGCGGCCGACGCCGTGGTAAGCGATGTGGACCTGACCGGCTACAGCTCGCCCACCACCAGTATCGAACGCGCGCGGCTCCAGACCACGGGCAACCGCGCCGCGCACACGGTTCAGCTGAGCGCCGTGGGCAAGGACTTCGATGCCGCCCTGCGCCTGCGCGGCGGCATGACTGGCGATACCTGGACCGGCGCCATCGAATCGCTTCAGAACAAGGGGCGGTTCGCCCTCGCGCTCCAGGCTCCGGCCCCGCTGCGGCTGACGGGCGCCGCAGGCAAGGGCGTGCTGGGTCTCGCACGGCCCGTGCAGCTCTCGCTCACCAACGCCGCCCTGGCACTCTCCGAGGGTGTCCTCCGCATCGAAACGCTGGAGAAGAACGGCCCGCGCTGGCGTAGCCGGGGTGCGGCCGCTGGCGTTAACGCCAGCTATCTCGCCCAGTTCTCCGACGCCTGGCGCGACAATGTGGTGAGCGACCTGACGCTGGCCGCGAACTGGGGCATCGAACTCACTGTACCTGCGGTGGAGGGTGTGGCGCCGGCCATCGACGGTTCGCTCAGCGTGTTCCGCGAGAAGGGCGACATCACGGTGACGGGCGGCGAACACCCGATTCCGCTGGGCCTGAGCCAGCTCGAAGCGCGCGTGAACGTGGCGGGCGACGTGCTGCGCGTGCAGACGGCGCTGAACGGCAGCCGCTCCGGCCAGGCGAAACTGGAAGCGGCGGCGCATCTTGAAAATGGCCGCATTCCGAAAAACAGTCCCCTCGCCATCAGCGGCAATGTGGATATCCCGTCCATAGCCTGGCTCTCGCCCCTGGCGGGCGTTCGGGGACTGGAACTGGATGGCGCCCTGCGCGCCGCCTTCAGCGGCAACGGCACCGTGGGCGAGCCGGTGCTGAATGGCGACGTGAAAGGCGAACGGCTTTCGGTCAACTGGCCGGAGCAGGCCTTGAAGCTGCGCAACGGCCGCCTGGCAGCGCGGGTCGATGGCGACCGGCTGCAGCTGCAGCAGCTGCACTTCGAAGGCCAGCAGGGCGTGATGGAGGCCGATGGATGGATGCGGCTGGCGAACGCGGAAGCGGCGATGGAGCTGAAGCTGGTGGCGGACAAGCTGGAAGTGCTCTCCAGCCCGGACCGCATTCTCGTGCTGAGCGGCCGCAGCACGCTGGTGCGCGACGCGAAGCACTTCCAGCTGGACGGCAAGTTCCGCGCCGACCGCGCCGCCATCGAACTGCCCTCGCTCGACACGCCGACCATCAGCGACGACGTGGTCATCCTCGGCAGGACAAAGCCCAGCGTGAAATCGGCCGCTGCCGCCATGCCGCTGAACGTGGATGTGGAAGCCGACCTCGGCGACGACTTCTACCTGAAAGGAAAGGGCCTGGACGCGCAGCTGGCAGGCGCGGTGCAGGTGCGCATCACGGACCGCCGGCCGCCGCGCGTGAACGGCAGCATCCGCGTGGTGAGCGGGACCTACGCCGCGTATGGACAGAAGCTGGCCATCGAACGCGGCGTGATCAACTTCACCGGCGCCTACGACAACCCCGGCCTGAATATCCGCGCCATGCGCAAGCGGCCGGAAGGCGAGCAGCTCAGCGACACCAATGTGGAGGCGGGCGTCGAGGTGCGCGGCACGGCGCAGGCGCCGGTGGCGAAGCTGGTGTCCACGCCGAGCGTGCCGGACAGCGAAAAGCTCTCCTGGCTGGTGCTGGGGCATGGCCTCTCCGACATGGCGGGCAACGAGATGGGACTGCTGGGCACCGCCGCGGGCGCCCTCTTCGGCGGCAAGGGCGGCGGCAGCCTGGCCAACAAGGTCGGGCTGGACGAGCTGGGCGTATCGCAGACCAAGGGACTGGAAGGGCTGGAAGGTACGGTGGTCACCGTGGGCAAGAAGCTCTCCTCGCGGGCCTACCTCAGTTTCGAGCAGGGCGCGGGCACGGCAACCAGCCTCGTGAAGCTGCGCTACAAGCTCACGCCGCGCATCACGCTCCAGTTCCAGACGGGAACGAACAACGCGCTCGACGTGCTCTACACCTGGGCCTTCGACTGA
- a CDS encoding autotransporter assembly complex protein TamA: MALAAAMLLLPLAVLAQGLQYRLQVNAPGDLDELLEKNLDLQRFRGNPRMNREQLQRMVRTAPEQAKTLLATAGYYSPVVSARLEEAGTPTVVIDVDPGQPTLVGSVEIVLNGFASTPASPFDKDALRASWTLPEGAVFRQDEWEQAKRAILRSVVQTRYPRAQLTESLATVDPDTRRALLRVVLESGPEMRFGELRIEGLKRYPASVVSNLNQIKPGDYYSEAALQAYQSRLQDTGYFASVEVSADLNAILSEQMDAAEEKREGAPPPAAIAPLPLLVRVIENKRKNVSAGVGLSTNTGARTTLNYDDLNVFGLRLKSALTLEQKKQTARGDFYFPTTADGYNDSFGAAVERRDIEGEVTRSASVNAKRAWGTPLLERSISIEYLNESKTVAGAASSHAQSLPLTYAVTWRKLDNLIFPTKGYVLNATAGGALLPVLTDELFVRATARGITYRPLNVKSTVILRAELGVLGSRNKAGVPATYLFRAGGDNSVRGYAYQELGVRQGEATVGGRYLATASAEYQYWFKPEWGAAVFYDAGNAADSLTNIHPKSGYGVGARYKSPVGPINVDFAYGHAVRKMRIHFSLGFTF; encoded by the coding sequence ATGGCGCTTGCCGCCGCGATGCTCCTGCTGCCGCTGGCCGTGCTGGCCCAGGGCCTGCAATACCGGCTCCAGGTGAACGCGCCCGGCGATCTGGACGAGCTGCTGGAGAAGAACCTCGACCTGCAGCGCTTCAGGGGCAATCCGCGCATGAACCGCGAGCAGCTGCAGCGCATGGTGCGCACGGCGCCCGAGCAGGCGAAGACCCTGCTGGCCACTGCCGGCTACTACTCGCCGGTGGTGAGCGCTCGCCTGGAGGAAGCGGGCACGCCCACCGTCGTGATCGATGTCGATCCCGGCCAGCCTACCCTCGTGGGGTCGGTGGAGATCGTGCTGAACGGCTTCGCGTCCACGCCCGCCTCGCCTTTCGACAAGGACGCTTTGCGCGCCAGCTGGACCCTGCCCGAAGGCGCCGTGTTCCGCCAGGACGAATGGGAGCAGGCCAAGCGCGCCATCCTGCGCTCGGTGGTGCAGACGCGCTATCCCCGCGCCCAGCTCACCGAGAGCCTGGCCACGGTCGACCCCGATACCCGGCGCGCCCTGCTGCGCGTGGTGCTGGAAAGCGGGCCGGAGATGCGCTTCGGCGAACTGCGCATCGAGGGCCTCAAGCGCTATCCGGCCTCGGTGGTGAGCAACCTGAACCAGATCAAGCCGGGCGACTACTACAGCGAAGCGGCCCTGCAGGCTTACCAGTCGCGGTTGCAGGACACGGGCTATTTCGCCAGCGTGGAGGTGAGCGCCGACCTGAACGCCATTCTCAGCGAGCAGATGGACGCGGCCGAAGAGAAGCGCGAAGGCGCTCCACCTCCTGCGGCCATCGCTCCCCTGCCCCTGCTGGTGCGGGTGATCGAGAACAAGCGCAAGAACGTGAGCGCAGGTGTCGGCCTCAGCACCAACACGGGCGCGCGCACCACCCTGAACTACGACGACCTGAACGTGTTCGGCCTGCGCCTGAAAAGCGCGCTGACGCTGGAGCAGAAGAAGCAGACCGCGCGCGGCGACTTCTACTTCCCCACCACGGCGGACGGCTACAACGACAGCTTCGGCGCGGCGGTGGAGCGCCGGGATATCGAAGGCGAGGTTACGCGCTCGGCCTCCGTCAATGCCAAACGCGCCTGGGGTACGCCGCTGCTGGAACGCTCCATCTCGATCGAATACCTCAACGAGAGCAAGACCGTGGCGGGCGCCGCATCCAGCCATGCGCAAAGCCTGCCGCTGACCTATGCCGTCACCTGGCGCAAGCTGGACAACCTGATCTTCCCCACCAAGGGCTATGTGCTGAACGCCACCGCCGGAGGCGCGCTGCTGCCTGTCCTCACCGACGAGCTGTTCGTGCGCGCCACGGCGCGCGGCATTACCTATCGCCCGCTCAACGTGAAGAGCACTGTCATCCTGCGCGCGGAGCTGGGCGTGCTGGGTTCCCGCAACAAGGCGGGTGTTCCCGCCACTTATCTGTTCCGTGCGGGCGGCGACAACTCGGTGCGCGGCTACGCCTACCAGGAGCTGGGCGTGCGGCAAGGCGAGGCGACGGTGGGCGGCCGCTACCTGGCTACGGCCAGCGCCGAGTACCAGTACTGGTTCAAGCCCGAATGGGGTGCGGCCGTGTTCTACGACGCGGGCAATGCGGCCGATTCGCTGACGAACATCCATCCCAAATCCGGTTACGGCGTGGGGGCACGCTACAAGAGTCCCGTGGGCCCGATCAACGTCGATTTCGCCTACGGCCACGCCGTGCGCAAAATGCGCATCCACTTCTCACTGGGGTTCACCTTCTGA
- the queC gene encoding 7-cyano-7-deazaguanine synthase QueC, giving the protein MTRTDAALVLFSGGQDSTTCLAWALERYARVETIGFDYGQRHAIELTVRPALLGKLRALSPQWSGRLGEDHMVDLGLISQLSQTAMTEDIEITMQANGLPNTFVPGRNLLFMTVAATLAYRRGLNVLVGGMCETDFSGYPDCRDDTMKALQVALNLGMDTRNTLETPLMWLDKAQTWELAESLGGQPLVDLIRSDTHTCYKGERGALHDWGYGCGACPACELRARGYRQYREHQAAQ; this is encoded by the coding sequence ATGACCCGTACCGATGCCGCCCTCGTCCTGTTCAGCGGAGGCCAGGATTCCACCACCTGCCTGGCCTGGGCCCTGGAGCGCTATGCACGCGTGGAGACCATCGGCTTCGACTATGGCCAGCGCCACGCCATCGAACTGACCGTGCGTCCCGCCCTGCTGGGGAAGCTGCGTGCGCTCTCGCCGCAGTGGAGCGGGCGCCTGGGCGAGGACCACATGGTGGACCTGGGCCTGATTTCCCAGCTCTCGCAGACGGCCATGACGGAAGATATCGAAATCACCATGCAGGCCAACGGCCTGCCGAACACCTTCGTCCCCGGCCGCAACCTGCTCTTCATGACGGTGGCCGCCACGCTGGCCTACCGGCGCGGGCTGAACGTGCTGGTTGGGGGCATGTGCGAGACCGATTTCTCCGGCTATCCCGACTGCCGCGACGACACCATGAAGGCCCTGCAGGTGGCCCTCAACCTGGGCATGGACACGCGCAACACGCTGGAAACCCCCCTCATGTGGCTGGACAAGGCCCAGACCTGGGAGCTGGCCGAAAGCCTGGGCGGCCAGCCCCTGGTGGACCTGATCCGCTCCGATACCCACACCTGCTACAAGGGCGAGCGCGGCGCCCTGCACGACTGGGGCTACGGCTGCGGCGCCTGCCCGGCCTGCGAGCTGCGGGCGCGCGGCTACCGCCAGTACCGGGAACATCAAGCGGCGCAATAG
- a CDS encoding CHASE domain-containing protein, with the protein MKIRPIRLQDLLSPPWLSGLVFALCLCATATVWHSARSDARRDAAADFDFRVRELVNNIALRMQAYQQVLYGAQGLFASSDYVDRQEFHTYLAGQQLNEHFPGIQGVGYMLLVPHDRMAEHVASLRREGFKDYRPYPPGEGAFHTPIVYLEPFSGTNLKAFGYDPWQDPVRRAALEQARDSALPAMTGRIRLVQETEAKGQAGFLIVLPVYRNGMPLDTLARRRAAIMGWVYSPFRIGDVMAGIGGGKAADLDIEIYDGDGLDSTRRMYDSQPAPLPPRALRTVQKLRIAGHQWTLQIGAAKTRPPLFADKPRLLALTGLAFSLLLASLAWVLAASRRKAREALCQSREMAEALKEGQQSLLVMAESAQNSQAVLRGILDSTIDGIVVDNFRGSVLNSNRRFRQLWDVPEQLDWQADGRTLMKHIEQQLEVAEPFVQAGKRPFSEGDEHKHQLHLKDGRTIELYLRMLRLANEPARLWSFRDVTESTLAVQRERTRSRVLELLASGAPLPAILDSVVLGVEEGNPGALCSILLLDEEKRRVLVGAAPNLPAFFNKAIDGAALQQGVGSCVQAMMENRRVIVEDIRHDSLWSTHRELALRAGLLSCWSDPIRSANGKVLGAFAIYFREPRHSSVANIALAEQAAHLAGIAIEQAQAAQALRSGEARFRSLYDNAPVALWQQDWSAVRAALQDIAASGVEDLAGWLQANPSQLKRLAGLVRITDVNAAALTQVGGAAGGKDLAALSLAQNFADSDMSCFGSALVALARGAQLFACESSFLRLDGVQRENELTLLVMPGHAHTLDFVIVSTVDITERKRLNEELQLLATTDSLTGLPNRREFMRRLEEQQGRLLRGLDGQAAVLMLDIDHFKNVNDQHGHAVGDAVIRHLASLMKESQRKVDMLGRVGGEEFAALLPGADPEAARVFAERLRQRIEATPLRQEGLTLSVTVSVGIAAMDPGDEKAEAVLARADEALYCAKRGGRNRVEQAGACS; encoded by the coding sequence ATGAAAATCCGCCCGATCCGCCTGCAGGACCTCCTGAGCCCGCCCTGGCTGTCGGGACTCGTATTCGCGCTTTGCCTGTGCGCCACCGCCACGGTGTGGCACAGCGCGCGCAGCGACGCACGGCGCGACGCGGCGGCCGACTTCGATTTCCGCGTTCGCGAGCTGGTCAACAACATCGCATTGCGCATGCAGGCCTACCAGCAGGTGCTGTACGGCGCCCAAGGCCTGTTCGCCAGCTCGGACTACGTGGACCGGCAGGAGTTCCACACCTACCTGGCGGGCCAGCAGCTTAACGAACACTTCCCCGGCATCCAGGGCGTTGGCTACATGCTGCTGGTGCCGCACGACCGCATGGCCGAACATGTCGCGTCGCTGCGGCGCGAAGGCTTCAAGGACTACCGGCCCTATCCTCCCGGCGAGGGCGCCTTTCACACCCCCATCGTCTACCTGGAGCCTTTCAGCGGCACCAACCTGAAGGCCTTCGGCTACGATCCCTGGCAGGACCCGGTGCGCCGCGCCGCGCTGGAGCAGGCGCGCGATTCCGCCCTGCCTGCCATGACGGGCAGGATACGCCTGGTGCAGGAGACAGAAGCGAAGGGCCAGGCGGGCTTCCTGATCGTGCTGCCGGTCTACCGCAACGGCATGCCGCTCGATACCCTCGCGCGGCGCCGCGCGGCCATCATGGGCTGGGTCTACTCGCCCTTCCGCATTGGCGACGTGATGGCGGGCATAGGCGGGGGCAAGGCGGCCGATCTCGATATCGAAATCTACGATGGCGACGGCCTCGATTCCACGCGCCGCATGTACGACAGCCAGCCAGCGCCGCTGCCGCCGCGCGCCCTGCGCACCGTGCAGAAGCTGCGCATCGCCGGTCATCAATGGACCTTGCAGATCGGCGCGGCCAAGACGCGGCCGCCGCTGTTCGCCGACAAGCCGCGCCTCCTCGCGCTGACGGGACTCGCATTCAGCCTGCTGCTGGCCTCCCTGGCCTGGGTATTGGCGGCGAGCCGGCGCAAGGCGCGCGAAGCCCTGTGCCAGAGCCGCGAGATGGCGGAAGCGCTGAAGGAAGGCCAGCAAAGCCTGCTGGTCATGGCGGAGAGCGCGCAGAACAGCCAGGCCGTGCTGCGCGGCATTCTCGATTCCACCATCGACGGCATCGTGGTCGACAACTTCCGTGGCAGCGTGCTCAATTCCAACCGCCGCTTCCGCCAGCTGTGGGATGTGCCGGAGCAGCTGGACTGGCAGGCGGACGGGCGCACCCTCATGAAACACATCGAGCAGCAGCTGGAAGTGGCCGAGCCCTTCGTGCAGGCGGGCAAACGGCCTTTCAGCGAAGGCGACGAGCACAAGCACCAGCTGCACCTGAAGGACGGCCGGACCATCGAACTGTACCTGCGCATGCTGCGCCTGGCGAACGAGCCCGCGCGGCTCTGGTCCTTCCGCGACGTGACCGAGTCCACCCTGGCGGTGCAGCGCGAACGCACGCGCAGCCGCGTGCTGGAGCTGCTGGCGAGCGGCGCGCCCCTGCCCGCCATCCTGGACAGCGTGGTGCTCGGTGTGGAAGAAGGCAATCCGGGCGCCCTGTGCAGCATCCTCCTGCTGGACGAGGAGAAGCGTCGCGTGCTCGTCGGCGCGGCGCCCAACCTGCCTGCCTTCTTCAACAAGGCCATCGATGGCGCCGCGCTGCAGCAGGGCGTGGGTTCCTGCGTCCAGGCCATGATGGAGAACCGGCGGGTGATCGTGGAGGATATCCGGCACGATTCCCTGTGGTCCACGCACCGCGAGCTGGCGCTGCGCGCGGGCCTCCTGAGCTGCTGGTCCGACCCTATCCGCTCCGCGAACGGCAAGGTGCTGGGCGCTTTCGCCATTTACTTCCGCGAGCCGCGCCACAGCAGCGTGGCCAATATCGCCCTGGCCGAACAGGCAGCCCACCTTGCAGGCATCGCCATCGAGCAGGCGCAGGCGGCGCAGGCCCTGCGCTCGGGCGAGGCGCGCTTCCGCAGCCTGTACGACAACGCTCCGGTGGCGCTGTGGCAGCAGGACTGGTCCGCCGTGCGCGCCGCCCTGCAGGACATTGCGGCCTCCGGGGTCGAAGACCTGGCGGGCTGGCTGCAGGCCAATCCCAGCCAGCTGAAACGGCTGGCGGGTCTGGTGCGCATCACCGACGTGAATGCGGCGGCGCTCACGCAGGTGGGCGGGGCGGCGGGCGGCAAGGATCTGGCGGCCCTCAGCCTGGCGCAGAACTTCGCGGACAGCGACATGTCCTGCTTCGGATCGGCCCTTGTTGCGCTGGCACGGGGGGCGCAGCTGTTCGCCTGCGAAAGCAGCTTCCTGCGCCTGGACGGCGTGCAGCGCGAGAACGAACTGACCCTGCTGGTGATGCCGGGCCACGCCCACACGCTGGACTTCGTGATCGTGTCCACCGTCGACATCACGGAACGCAAGCGCCTCAACGAGGAACTGCAGCTGCTGGCCACCACGGACTCGCTCACGGGCTTGCCGAACCGGCGCGAGTTCATGCGGCGGCTGGAAGAGCAGCAGGGCAGGCTGCTGCGCGGCCTGGACGGGCAGGCGGCCGTTCTGATGCTCGATATCGACCACTTCAAGAACGTCAACGACCAGCATGGCCATGCCGTGGGCGACGCCGTGATCCGCCACCTGGCTTCGCTGATGAAGGAAAGCCAGCGCAAGGTGGACATGCTGGGCCGCGTGGGCGGCGAGGAGTTTGCGGCCTTGCTGCCGGGCGCGGACCCGGAAGCGGCGCGCGTCTTCGCGGAGCGCCTGCGGCAGCGCATCGAAGCCACGCCGCTGCGGCAGGAGGGCTTGACCCTGTCGGTGACGGTCAGCGTGGGGATCGCGGCGATGGATCCGGGAGACGAGAAGGCGGAGGCGGTGCTGGCCCGGGCCGACGAGGCCCTGTACTGCGCGAAGCGGGGAGGGAGAAACCGGGTGGAGCAGGCCGGGGCCTGCTCCTGA
- a CDS encoding isocitrate lyase/PEP mutase family protein — MQDQTAKARDFRARHRAGQPLILFNAWDAGSAVAVERSGAAAIATGSWSVAAANGYPDGEALPLELALANLERIARAVALPVTLDLERGYGAGPDEVQASAMQAIRAGAVGCNLEDGLEGGTLRGIEAQAARIRAVRAAADALLPDFYINARTDLFLGSDPASHAGFADEALARASAYAEAGADCLFVPGLGNEALIAKLAEASPLPLNIMADGGTPPVARLAALGVARVSYGPQPYLLAMRALEQAAKEAQNWR; from the coding sequence ATGCAAGACCAGACCGCGAAAGCCCGTGATTTCCGCGCCCGGCACCGGGCAGGCCAGCCCCTTATCCTCTTCAACGCGTGGGACGCGGGAAGCGCCGTGGCCGTTGAACGGAGCGGGGCGGCCGCCATCGCCACGGGCAGCTGGTCGGTGGCAGCGGCCAACGGCTATCCCGACGGCGAGGCCCTGCCCCTGGAGCTGGCGCTGGCGAACCTGGAACGCATCGCCAGGGCGGTGGCCTTGCCGGTCACGCTGGACCTGGAACGGGGCTACGGCGCGGGGCCGGACGAAGTTCAGGCATCCGCCATGCAAGCCATCCGGGCAGGCGCCGTGGGCTGCAACCTGGAGGACGGCCTCGAAGGCGGAACGCTGCGCGGCATCGAAGCGCAGGCGGCACGCATCCGCGCAGTACGCGCCGCTGCGGACGCGCTGCTGCCGGACTTCTACATCAACGCGCGGACCGACCTTTTCCTGGGCAGCGACCCGGCCAGCCATGCTGGCTTCGCCGATGAAGCGCTTGCCCGTGCATCAGCTTACGCCGAAGCGGGAGCCGATTGCCTGTTCGTTCCTGGCCTTGGAAATGAGGCCCTGATCGCGAAGCTGGCGGAGGCCAGCCCGCTGCCGCTCAACATCATGGCCGATGGCGGCACGCCGCCGGTGGCGCGGCTGGCAGCCTTGGGTGTCGCCCGCGTCAGCTATGGTCCCCAGCCCTACCTGCTGGCGATGCGGGCGCTGGAGCAGGCGGCGAAGGAGGCTCAGAACTGGAGGTGA